A single Sylvia atricapilla isolate bSylAtr1 chromosome 11, bSylAtr1.pri, whole genome shotgun sequence DNA region contains:
- the PARP3 gene encoding protein mono-ADP-ribosyltransferase PARP3, with the protein MASKHRASPSKQPDSREKKPKVEDKDDTWSSTLAILKTAPKEKHPTKIDELCPLSTALDARVYEDYDCTLNQTNISANNNKFYIIQLLEQGGSYSVWSRWGRVGEAGQSKLMACASLEAAKKDFEKKFREKTKNSWSTRENFIAHPGKYTLIEVQPGAGQEVEVALKVDAVDGGKVCKQRVLPCTLDRATQDLVSLIFSSDMFQDAMQTMNIDVKKMPLGKLSKQQIARGFEALEELEAVLREQPPQAARLEELSSRFYTIIPHNFGRARPPPIDSSDLLRAKKDMLLVLADIEVAQSLQAQKMKEEDEEKKVPHPLDQDYALLCCQLSLLDPASQEYQLIQTYVTQTGHQLHILNIWQVARDGEDERFKAHDLLEHRRLLWHGTKVAVVAAILKSGLRIMPHSGGRVGKGIYFASENRKSASYVGCTSKKVGIMFLTEVALGKPYRITCDDPTLCQPPAGYDSVLACGRTEPDPAQDKEVLLDGKKVLVSQGKPIPMPAYKDSSFNQSEYLIYQESQCRIRYLVQLRF; encoded by the exons ATGGCTTCCAAGCACCGAGCTTCTCCCTCAAAGCAACcagacagcagggaaaagaaacccaaagTAGAAGACAAGGATGACACCTGGAGCTCCACCTTGGCAATTCTGAAAACTGCTCCCAAGGAGAAACACCCCACCAAAATTGATGAGCTGTGccccctgagcacagccctggatgCCCGG GTCTATGAGGACTATGACTGCACCCTGAACCAGACCAACATCAGcgccaacaacaacaaattctACATCATCCAGCTCCTTGAGCAGGGTGGTTCCTACAGTGTCTGGAGCCGCTGGGGCCGCGTG GGAGAGGCAGGCCAGTCCAAGCTCATGGCCTGCGCCTCTCTGGAAGCTGCCAAGAAGGACTTTGAGAAGAAGTTTCGGGAGAAGACCAAGAACAGCTGGTCAACAAGGGAGAATTTCATTGCCCATCCAGGGAAGTACACGCTCATTGAGGtgcagccaggggctgggcaggaggtggAAGTTGCCCTCAAA GTGGATGCCGTGGATGGAGGCAAGGTCTGCAAGCAGCGAGTGCTGCCCTGCACCTTGGACAGAGCCACACAGGACCTGGTGTCCCTCATCTTCAGCAGTGACATGTTCCAAGATGCCATGCAGACCATGAATATTG ATGTGAAGAAGATGCCTCTGGGTAAGCTGAGCAAGCAGCAGATTGCGAGGGGTtttgaggcactggaagagctggaggcagtgctgagggagcagCCCCCCCAGGCCGCTCGCCTGGAGGAGCTCTCCTCACGCTTCTACACCATCATCCCACACAACTTTGGACGGGCACGGCCACCCCCCATTGACTCCTCTGACCTGCTGCGTGCCAAGAAGGACATGCTGTTG GTGCTGGCTGACATTGAGGTGGCACAGAGcctgcaggcacagaaaatgaaggaggaggacgaggagaAAAAAGTTCCCCATCCACTGGATCAGGATTAcgccctgctctgctgccagctctccctgctggacCCAGCTTCCCAGGAATACCAG CTGATCCAAACCTATGTGACACAGACTGGTCACCAACTCCACATCCTCAACATCTGGCAGGTGGCCCGAGATGGTGAG GATGAGCGTTTCAAGGCCCATGACCTCCTGGAGCACCGGCGCCTGCTTTGGCATGGCACCAAAGTGGCGGTGGTGGCGGCCATCCTGAAGAGTGGGCTGCGCATCATGCCTCACTCGGGTGGGCGCGTGGGCAAGGGCATCTACTTCGCCTCCGAGAACAGAAAATCAGCCTCCTATG TGGGCTGTACATCTAAGAAAGTTGGCATCATGTTCCTGACGGAGGTGGCTCTGGGCAAGCCCTACCGCATCACCTGTGATGACCCCACATTGTGTCAGCCACCTGCTGGCTATGACAGTGTCCTGGCCTGTGGCCGGACAGAGCCAG ATCCTGCACAGGATaaggaggtgctgctggatggCAAGAAGGTGCTGGTGTCCCAGGGCAAGCCCATCCCTATGCCCGCCTACAAGGACTCCTCCTTCAACCAGAGCGAGTACCTCATCTACCAGGAAAGCCAGTGCCGGATCCGCTACCTTGTCCAGCTCCGCTTCTGA
- the LOC136366010 gene encoding probable G-protein coupled receptor has protein sequence MASRRVSNTTDSLELLSIPKHSVFQEVVGLFCMILLTFTALVANIVVMVIILKTPLFRKFIFVCHLCVVNLLSAIFLMPLGIISSSSCFNWVIYSIAECKAVIFLNICFISASILTISIISVERYYYIVHPLRYEVKMTIRLAVAGVIFIWVKSVLITVLALVVWPHGNGATSASRCTVYWSPGAHKKVFVILFSITCFILPTIIILAVYSSIYRVARTVSLQQAPVPAQAVAPRHRCDSITSQMTILTARILMLPRLIPDRLLGSNKAILTLVLIVGQFLCCWLPFFAFHLHSSVTVDTMGGGHGEMVVTWIAYSSFAINPFFYGLLNRQIREELARLRRSCLNRSLGQEFCLSISEASVQENFLQFLQRATCTLEMHTSCISPSPRNRLDQTTTGFPTPGQVPKETS, from the coding sequence ATGGCAAGCCGGAGAGTGTCAAACACCACGGACAGCCTTGAGCTGCTCTCTATCCCCAAGCACTCCGTTTTCCAGGAGGTGGTGGGCCTCTTCTGCATGATCCTGCTCACCTTCACAGCCCTGGTGGCCAATATTGTGGTGATGGTCATTATCCTCAAAACGCCCCTTTTCAGGAAGTTCATCTTTGTCTGCCACCTCTGTGTGGTCAATCTGCTCTCAGCCATTTTCCTCATGCCCCTGGGGAtcatctccagctcctcctgtttcAACTGGGTGATCTACAGCATTGCTGAGTGCAAGGCCGTGATATTCCTGAATATCTGCTTCATCAGCGCCTCCATTCTCACCATCTCTATCATCAGCGTGGAGCGGTACTACTACATTGTCCACCCCTTGAGGTATGAGGTCAAGATGACCATCAGGCTGGCAGTGGCTGGAGTGATTTTCATCTGGGTCAAGTCTGTTCTCATCACTGTCTTGGCACTAGTGGTATGGCCTCATGGCAATGGGGCCACCAGCGCCAGCCGCTGCACAGTCTACTGGAGCCCTGGGGCCCACAAGAAGGTTTTCGTGATCCTCTTCAGCATCACCTGCTTTATTCTGCCCACCATCATTATCCTCGCTGTCTACTCCAGCATCTACCGCGTGGCCCGGAccgtgtccctgcagcaggcgcctgtgccagcacaggcagttGCACCCAGACACCGATGTGACTCCATCACCAGCCAAATGACCATCCTCACTGCCAGGATCCTTATGCTGCCCAGGCTGATCCCAGATCGCCTTCTGGGAAGCAACAAGGCCATTCTCACCTTGGTCCTCATTGTGGGACAGTtcttgtgctgctggctgcctttctttgctttccacTTGCACTCCTCTGTCACTGTTGACACCATGGGCGGTGGGCACGGGGAGATGGTGGTCACCTGGATTGCCTACTCCTCCTTTGCCATTAATCCTTTCTTCTACGGGCTGCTGAACCGTCAAATCCGTGAGGAGCTGGCCCGGCTCCGGCGCAGTTGTCTTAACCGTTCACTGGGTCAGGAGTTCTGTCTTTCCATCTCAGAGGCTTCTGTTCAGGAAAACTTCTTGCAGTTCCTCCAGAGAGCAACTTGCACACTGGAGATGCACACCAGCTGcatcagccccagccccaggaacagGCTGGACCAGACCACAACAGGCTTCCCCACCCCAGGTCAAGTTCCCAAAGAAACCAGCTGA